One stretch of Halobaculum marinum DNA includes these proteins:
- a CDS encoding type II secretion system F family protein has product MSDLALGEDGARVGRSSGTSADASTAESSEAANGLSVLDRALYALFSRHADSRRHATDRKRYRGAAMATSFDVYVARTYGLSWVVCLGVLAWTLVVGSALPAASLDRVVAPAVALGVPLPSPSRLHVAALAAGVAGTVAKYGTVRLAGARLRWRTAARRSDIERTLPGAARYLHALSSGSDGPRAMLRRVADNDAYGETAVSVRTALTTAALTGSLNEGIGRVARDTPSRDALAPFLLKFREHAAQGGDALSGYLRLESRMLGRRSEQARERNADVMELVAELFVVLLVLPALFVIVLTVMSVLAPGLSAEVVTPFGTTTKRAVAVYGAAAFVLVVGAVAAVVVSDLRPAAQRASYALPRDPAALLRSVASNPASAAVVASPLGALALGGLLAAGVGHANAVLLGYAAFAVPVGLVDLRRGRIDDAKDREISDFVHAVAGHVALGRPLSEAVDRVARDVDLGPLSGDVADLAFALGLASRQEGDLRTGALERFVDRVGTPLAAQTVGLVSGALDAGSDAEAVFETLQAEVGRLYHEKRALRANMFVYVAVGWTTALLVVGIVVAVNLTVLDGFADLASLSTSGGTLDPTAVDPERDRRRFYVVAQATVFASGLFAGAADRGGYAMLLHSGALVTVCYTVFAVAGLL; this is encoded by the coding sequence ATGAGTGACCTGGCGCTCGGCGAAGATGGGGCGCGCGTCGGTCGGTCGAGCGGGACGAGCGCCGACGCGTCCACGGCGGAGTCGTCGGAGGCGGCGAACGGGCTCTCCGTGCTCGACCGGGCGCTGTACGCGCTGTTCTCTCGGCACGCCGACAGCCGCCGGCACGCGACCGACCGGAAGCGGTACCGCGGCGCGGCGATGGCGACGAGCTTCGACGTGTACGTCGCCCGGACGTACGGCCTCTCGTGGGTCGTGTGCCTCGGTGTGCTCGCGTGGACGCTCGTCGTCGGGTCCGCGCTCCCCGCCGCCTCCCTCGACCGCGTCGTCGCCCCGGCCGTGGCGCTCGGCGTCCCCCTCCCGTCGCCGTCTCGGCTCCACGTCGCCGCGCTCGCCGCTGGGGTCGCCGGCACCGTCGCGAAGTACGGGACCGTCAGGCTCGCCGGCGCACGCCTGCGCTGGCGGACGGCGGCCCGCCGGAGCGACATCGAGCGAACCCTCCCCGGGGCGGCGCGCTACCTCCACGCCCTCTCGTCGGGCAGCGACGGACCGCGGGCGATGCTCCGCCGCGTCGCCGACAACGACGCCTACGGCGAGACCGCAGTCTCGGTCCGGACGGCGCTGACGACCGCCGCGCTCACGGGGAGTCTCAACGAGGGGATCGGTCGCGTCGCGCGCGACACGCCCTCGCGGGACGCTCTGGCTCCGTTCCTCCTGAAGTTCCGCGAGCACGCCGCCCAGGGTGGCGACGCGCTGTCGGGGTACCTCAGGCTGGAGTCGCGGATGCTCGGTCGGCGCAGCGAGCAGGCGCGCGAGCGCAACGCCGACGTGATGGAGTTGGTCGCCGAACTGTTCGTCGTCCTCCTCGTCCTCCCGGCGCTGTTCGTCATCGTGCTCACGGTGATGAGCGTCCTCGCGCCGGGGCTGTCCGCCGAGGTCGTCACCCCGTTCGGGACGACGACCAAGCGCGCGGTCGCGGTGTACGGCGCCGCCGCATTCGTCCTCGTCGTCGGCGCGGTCGCTGCGGTCGTCGTCTCCGACCTCCGACCCGCAGCACAACGAGCCAGCTACGCACTTCCCCGCGACCCGGCGGCGCTCCTCCGGTCGGTCGCGAGCAATCCGGCCAGCGCCGCGGTCGTCGCGTCTCCGCTCGGCGCCCTCGCGCTCGGTGGACTGCTCGCGGCGGGCGTCGGTCACGCAAACGCCGTGTTGCTGGGCTACGCGGCGTTCGCCGTCCCGGTAGGCCTCGTCGACCTCCGGCGCGGGCGCATCGACGACGCGAAAGACCGGGAGATATCCGACTTCGTCCACGCGGTCGCCGGCCACGTCGCGCTCGGGCGACCCCTGTCTGAGGCCGTCGACCGCGTCGCCCGCGACGTCGACCTGGGGCCGCTGTCGGGCGACGTGGCGGATCTGGCGTTCGCGCTCGGACTCGCGAGTCGACAGGAAGGCGACCTCCGGACCGGCGCGCTCGAACGCTTCGTCGACCGGGTCGGCACGCCGCTGGCGGCCCAGACCGTCGGACTCGTGTCGGGGGCGCTCGACGCCGGCAGCGACGCCGAAGCCGTGTTCGAGACGCTCCAAGCCGAAGTGGGGCGACTGTACCACGAGAAGCGCGCGCTCAGGGCGAACATGTTCGTCTACGTCGCGGTCGGCTGGACGACCGCGTTGCTGGTCGTCGGCATCGTCGTCGCGGTGAACCTCACCGTGCTCGACGGGTTCGCGGATCTGGCGTCGCTGTCGACCAGCGGAGGGACGCTCGACCCGACCGCCGTGGACCCCGAACGCGACCGCCGGCGCTTCTACGTCGTCGCGCAGGCGACCGTGTTCGCCTCGGGGCTGTTCGCCGGCGCCGCCGACCGCGGCGGGTACGCGATGCTGCTCCACTCGGGTGCGCTCGTCACCGTCTGCTACACCGTCTTCGCGGTCGCGGGGTTGCTGTGA
- a CDS encoding response regulator has translation MSVDASATVLLVDDEEALVRLYENYLGDRYDVRTATSGEEALSVATPAVDIALLDRRMPQMCGQEVLDGLREADIDCRVAMLTAVEPTAAIVDMPFDDYCIKPVDESDLVGLVEVLLERATYDEQSQRFFSLASKKAALEVAGEHTTDEYDDLCERLDTVRDRIDTTLDAVGAEAAFSDLS, from the coding sequence ATGAGCGTCGACGCCTCCGCGACCGTGTTGTTAGTGGACGACGAGGAGGCGTTGGTTCGCCTGTACGAGAACTACCTCGGCGACCGCTACGACGTTCGAACCGCCACGAGCGGGGAGGAGGCACTGTCAGTCGCGACCCCTGCCGTCGACATCGCCCTCCTCGACCGGCGGATGCCGCAGATGTGCGGCCAGGAGGTGCTCGATGGGCTCCGCGAGGCGGACATCGACTGCCGGGTGGCGATGCTCACGGCGGTCGAGCCGACGGCCGCAATCGTCGACATGCCGTTCGACGACTACTGCATCAAGCCGGTCGACGAGTCCGACCTCGTCGGTCTCGTCGAAGTGTTGCTGGAGCGGGCCACCTACGACGAGCAGAGTCAGCGCTTCTTCTCGCTCGCCTCGAAGAAGGCGGCGCTGGAGGTCGCCGGCGAGCACACGACCGACGAGTACGACGACCTGTGCGAGCGACTCGACACTGTCCGCGACCGGATCGACACGACGCTCGACGCCGTCGGTGCGGAGGCGGCGTTCTCCGACCTCTCGTGA
- a CDS encoding zinc-dependent alcohol dehydrogenase family protein: MRAAVLREHGEPLDITEVDDLTPDAKGVVVEVEACGICRSDWHGWQGDWDWLGIQPQPGQILGHEPAGHVIAVGDDVTNFSEGDHVAIPFNLGDGTCMQCRTGHGNTCEAPMPLGFLEAVPGAFAEQVHVPAADHNLVHLPDGVTSVDMAGLGCRFMTAFHGLAHRAPVAAGDWVAVHGVGGVGLSAVHIADALGANVVAVDLDDQKLSKAEELGANETVNAADTDDVPGAVQALAGGGCHVSVDALGIAETCRNSVLSLGTRGKHIQIGLTTSEERGMVDLPTDVMVMKEIEFIGSLGLPPTRYDEIFRMVQHGKLDPSAVVSETVALEDVNQKLEAMTNFETEGIPVIDEF; encoded by the coding sequence ATGCGAGCAGCAGTTCTGCGCGAACACGGCGAACCGCTCGACATCACCGAGGTCGACGACCTCACACCCGACGCGAAGGGCGTCGTCGTCGAGGTGGAGGCGTGCGGGATCTGTCGGTCCGACTGGCACGGCTGGCAGGGGGACTGGGACTGGCTCGGGATCCAGCCACAGCCGGGACAGATCCTCGGCCACGAGCCGGCAGGACACGTGATAGCCGTCGGCGACGACGTGACGAACTTCTCTGAGGGCGACCACGTCGCGATCCCGTTCAACCTCGGTGACGGCACCTGCATGCAGTGCCGCACCGGTCACGGGAACACCTGCGAGGCACCGATGCCACTGGGGTTCCTCGAAGCGGTCCCGGGTGCCTTCGCCGAACAGGTACACGTCCCCGCCGCCGACCACAACCTCGTCCACCTCCCCGACGGCGTCACCTCCGTCGACATGGCCGGCCTCGGCTGCCGGTTCATGACCGCCTTCCACGGACTCGCCCACCGCGCGCCCGTCGCGGCGGGCGACTGGGTCGCGGTCCACGGCGTCGGCGGCGTCGGCCTCTCGGCGGTCCACATCGCCGACGCGCTCGGCGCCAACGTCGTCGCGGTTGACCTCGACGACCAGAAGCTCTCGAAGGCCGAGGAACTCGGCGCCAACGAGACGGTCAACGCCGCCGACACCGACGACGTGCCCGGCGCAGTGCAGGCGCTCGCGGGTGGCGGCTGCCACGTCTCCGTCGACGCGCTCGGCATCGCCGAGACGTGTCGCAACTCCGTGCTCAGTCTCGGGACGCGCGGGAAGCACATCCAGATCGGCCTCACCACCTCCGAAGAGCGCGGGATGGTCGACCTCCCGACGGACGTGATGGTGATGAAAGAGATCGAATTCATCGGCTCGCTCGGCCTGCCGCCGACGCGTTACGACGAGATCTTCCGGATGGTGCAGCACGGGAAACTCGACCCGAGCGCCGTCGTCAGCGAGACGGTGGCGCTGGAGGACGTGAACCAGAAGCTCGAAGCGATGACGAACTTCGAGACCGAAGGGATCCCGGTGATCGACGAGTTCTGA
- a CDS encoding DUF7289 family protein: protein MSRSRRRIGDHADAECESRSTRRAQSHVVGIALLLGITAVSLAGLTATVGTVVESNTAGVDAERVAADLDDALAPVESTGYHRGVVSYTDGRLHTVERTVRVLNASGEVRAVDAGGVVWEHGDHRVAFVAGAVVRGPPGNAVMDADPPLATAPGTVVVGVAALGDATFAYAGGGRVPLSTRTSHERTAHSDDEWRVAVETTTPRPWHAYFESHGATTTTRDFDGDGTDSVVAAFPGERTLHLVLHRLDLEAGR, encoded by the coding sequence GTGAGTCGCAGTCGGCGACGGATCGGCGACCACGCCGACGCCGAGTGCGAATCTCGTTCGACTCGCCGCGCGCAGTCGCACGTCGTCGGGATCGCACTCCTCCTCGGGATCACCGCCGTCTCGCTGGCAGGGCTCACCGCGACCGTGGGAACGGTCGTGGAGTCGAACACCGCCGGCGTCGACGCCGAACGGGTCGCCGCCGACCTCGACGACGCGCTCGCGCCGGTCGAGTCGACGGGCTACCACCGCGGCGTCGTCTCCTACACCGACGGGCGACTCCACACGGTCGAGCGGACGGTCCGAGTGCTGAACGCCAGCGGCGAGGTTCGGGCCGTCGACGCCGGTGGGGTCGTCTGGGAGCACGGCGACCACCGGGTCGCGTTCGTCGCCGGAGCCGTCGTTCGCGGCCCGCCGGGCAACGCCGTCATGGACGCCGACCCGCCGCTCGCGACCGCGCCGGGAACGGTCGTCGTCGGGGTCGCCGCGCTCGGCGACGCGACGTTCGCGTACGCGGGCGGCGGGCGCGTCCCGCTGTCGACTCGAACCAGCCACGAACGGACGGCCCACAGCGACGACGAGTGGCGGGTGGCGGTAGAGACGACCACGCCTCGTCCATGGCACGCGTACTTCGAGTCGCACGGCGCGACCACGACGACGCGAGACTTCGACGGCGACGGCACCGACAGCGTCGTCGCCGCGTTCCCGGGCGAGCGCACCCTCCACCTCGTGCTCCACCGACTGGACCTGGAGGCGGGACGGTGA
- a CDS encoding type II/IV secretion system ATPase subunit, producing MNGDPDGRAVVSAPAPPDAADAWYAPNVRAQYEPYPGVVATVRERGADTGSEFHYKTREPSLGPGGERAVARVADRFDAGQHRRPLTRAGATERADAGFEPKYERAIDRLVDATPALRRRVDYHTLREFRLLGAVTPLALDDRVEVADVDGEDGRVVVHTRAFAPAVTDVAVDAAYVERVASERLSTYEVRFEGFGVEVVVYRERLLGDDRFATKYAVREPPLLPGDEELIAECKERVWGTTAAEVIDDRTAFVREHARRFLSRRLTARDTRAWLDAAEYRARSALAAYGLAVPPVDSRYAPDRLADLVYYVLRDYVGQGVLTVPLRDPNLEDVEANRVGERVKVVPRAGLGADGRVPTNLSFDSESEFVNVVTQLAALDGTELTATNPSAKVNVDLDGVPDTIRCAVALPVISTDGPHLSVRKQSADPLTPVDLVNSGTLPTELVTLLWLLYEHSGVVLFSGPTGAGKTTLLNAHTPFIPFDDRPVSIDEGSREVHLPHETGISLTTRDHEHEFKRVTMADLMTETNYLNPDVEVIAEVNTPASFATFGESLNTGHGVLGTTHAEDVDTLVNRVIEQGLPPYLLGEIDLVVFPYNDGGDRYVSEVVELGDERAFADCAGAGGVVEKDDTAVGWNRVLDRDPDGTFSLSYDHPDLGDAVRRLDHRVFHRIADRTDRTVEAVEQEFHRKHRYVRYLVREDVTDVDETFDFLSALRTDEAATVERVRRQTADAAGTADADGDAATVDTADTATDGGSEVSRDE from the coding sequence ATGAACGGCGATCCCGACGGCCGGGCAGTAGTCTCGGCACCGGCCCCGCCGGACGCCGCCGACGCGTGGTACGCTCCAAACGTGCGAGCGCAGTACGAGCCGTACCCGGGCGTCGTGGCGACCGTCCGCGAGCGCGGCGCAGACACCGGCAGCGAGTTCCACTACAAGACGCGCGAACCGAGTCTCGGCCCCGGCGGCGAGCGCGCCGTCGCCCGCGTCGCCGACCGGTTCGACGCGGGGCAGCACCGCCGACCGCTGACGCGGGCCGGCGCGACCGAGCGAGCGGACGCGGGGTTCGAACCGAAGTACGAGCGTGCGATCGATCGACTCGTCGACGCGACTCCGGCGCTGCGGCGGCGGGTCGACTACCACACGCTCCGGGAGTTCCGGTTGCTCGGCGCGGTGACGCCGCTCGCGCTCGACGACCGCGTGGAGGTCGCCGACGTAGACGGCGAGGACGGTCGCGTCGTCGTCCACACGCGCGCGTTCGCCCCGGCGGTCACCGACGTTGCCGTCGACGCGGCGTACGTCGAGCGCGTCGCCAGCGAGCGGCTCAGCACCTACGAGGTCCGGTTCGAGGGGTTCGGCGTCGAGGTGGTCGTGTACCGCGAGCGGCTGCTCGGCGACGACCGGTTCGCGACGAAGTACGCCGTCCGCGAACCGCCGCTGCTCCCTGGTGACGAGGAACTGATCGCCGAGTGTAAAGAGCGCGTCTGGGGGACCACCGCGGCGGAGGTGATCGACGACCGGACGGCGTTCGTCCGCGAGCACGCCCGGCGCTTCCTGTCGCGCCGGCTCACCGCTCGCGACACGCGGGCGTGGCTCGACGCCGCCGAGTACCGGGCGCGCTCGGCGCTGGCCGCCTACGGACTGGCGGTCCCGCCGGTCGACTCGCGGTACGCGCCCGACCGCCTCGCCGACCTCGTCTACTACGTCCTGCGCGACTACGTCGGACAGGGCGTGCTCACGGTCCCGCTCCGGGACCCGAACCTGGAGGACGTGGAGGCGAACCGCGTCGGCGAGCGCGTGAAGGTGGTTCCACGCGCGGGACTGGGCGCCGACGGGCGCGTCCCGACGAACCTGTCGTTCGACTCGGAGTCGGAGTTCGTCAACGTCGTCACCCAACTGGCCGCGCTCGACGGGACGGAGTTGACCGCCACCAACCCGAGCGCGAAGGTGAACGTCGACCTCGACGGCGTCCCCGACACGATCCGGTGTGCAGTCGCGCTCCCGGTCATCTCGACTGACGGTCCCCACCTCTCGGTGCGCAAGCAGTCGGCCGACCCGCTCACGCCCGTCGACCTCGTCAACTCGGGCACGCTCCCCACCGAACTCGTGACGCTGCTGTGGCTGTTGTACGAACACAGCGGCGTCGTCCTCTTCTCGGGGCCGACCGGTGCGGGGAAGACGACGCTGTTGAACGCCCACACCCCGTTCATCCCGTTCGACGACCGCCCGGTCTCCATCGACGAAGGGAGTCGCGAGGTGCACCTCCCCCACGAGACGGGCATCTCGCTGACGACGCGCGACCACGAGCACGAGTTCAAGCGCGTCACGATGGCGGACCTGATGACCGAGACGAACTACCTCAACCCCGACGTCGAGGTCATCGCGGAGGTGAACACGCCGGCGTCGTTCGCGACGTTCGGCGAGAGCCTCAACACCGGCCACGGCGTGCTCGGGACGACCCACGCCGAAGACGTGGACACGCTGGTCAACCGCGTGATCGAACAGGGGCTCCCGCCGTACCTGCTCGGCGAAATCGACCTCGTCGTGTTCCCGTACAACGACGGTGGCGACCGCTACGTGAGCGAGGTGGTCGAACTCGGCGACGAGAGGGCGTTCGCCGACTGCGCCGGCGCCGGCGGCGTCGTGGAGAAAGACGACACCGCCGTCGGGTGGAACCGCGTGCTCGACCGCGACCCGGACGGGACGTTCTCGCTGTCGTACGACCACCCCGACCTCGGTGACGCCGTCCGCCGCCTCGACCACCGCGTGTTCCACCGGATCGCCGACCGCACCGACCGGACGGTCGAGGCCGTCGAGCAGGAGTTCCACCGGAAACACCGGTACGTCCGCTACCTCGTTCGCGAGGACGTGACCGACGTGGACGAGACGTTCGACTTCCTCTCGGCGCTGCGCACCGACGAGGCCGCCACCGTCGAACGCGTCCGACGGCAGACAGCCGACGCGGCGGGCACCGCCGATGCCGACGGCGACGCCGCCACTGTCGACACCGCGGACACCGCGACCGACGGCGGTTCGGAGGTGAGCCGCGATGAGTGA
- a CDS encoding DUF7266 family protein, with amino-acid sequence MSDDRAVTPVVSKTLEVGIVLLFIGGLSAALFGGVVPDYRDAAGDRVAERTLAGATTEVEDAVPPPARAVRVERRVSLPETIRGARYRVVADDGSLALDHPNEAVGDRLRLALPERVATVTGAWRSGATTVVVVTGGDGAVTVELVNR; translated from the coding sequence GTGAGCGACGACCGTGCCGTCACGCCGGTCGTCTCGAAGACGCTCGAGGTCGGCATCGTGCTGCTGTTCATCGGCGGCCTCTCGGCGGCGCTGTTCGGTGGCGTCGTCCCGGACTACCGCGACGCCGCGGGCGACCGTGTCGCCGAACGGACGCTCGCCGGCGCCACCACGGAGGTCGAAGACGCGGTACCACCGCCTGCGCGGGCGGTCCGCGTTGAGCGGCGCGTCTCCCTCCCGGAGACGATCCGCGGCGCCCGCTACCGGGTGGTCGCCGACGACGGGTCGCTCGCGCTCGACCACCCGAACGAGGCCGTCGGCGACCGACTCCGACTCGCGCTCCCCGAGCGGGTCGCGACGGTGACGGGCGCGTGGCGCAGCGGCGCGACGACGGTCGTCGTCGTGACCGGTGGCGACGGCGCCGTGACCGTGGAGTTGGTGAACCGATGA
- a CDS encoding DUF7262 family protein: MRDATQGNGARDDRAQLSLPVVEAAVGVAFLLAVAASFGIALPDAGTAEAQLDAYADDALTVLAAEPPRHGAGARLAEVSASPAAFDRERDALRDRVDRILGDNLLFRVETPHGAVGFERPTGVPTGRATATTPGGEVVLWVWYV, translated from the coding sequence ATGCGTGACGCCACACAGGGGAACGGCGCACGCGACGACCGAGCACAACTCTCGCTCCCGGTGGTCGAGGCGGCGGTGGGCGTCGCGTTCCTGCTGGCGGTCGCCGCGTCGTTCGGCATCGCGCTCCCCGACGCCGGGACCGCGGAGGCGCAACTGGACGCCTACGCCGACGACGCGCTCACGGTGCTGGCGGCGGAGCCACCGCGACACGGCGCCGGTGCCCGATTGGCCGAGGTCAGTGCCTCGCCCGCGGCGTTCGACCGTGAGCGCGACGCCCTCCGCGACCGGGTCGACCGGATCCTCGGCGACAACCTGCTGTTCCGGGTGGAGACGCCACACGGCGCCGTCGGCTTCGAGCGTCCGACCGGCGTCCCGACGGGCCGAGCGACCGCGACGACGCCCGGCGGCGAAGTCGTCCTGTGGGTGTGGTACGTATGA
- a CDS encoding DUF7263 family protein — protein MTASDPTVGTVDVDRDHDRNRDSGTDRGQANLAALVAALVVLTATTGVTLALADGALAGADRRPTERRAAVATTDRLTAADSPLTRRANVLNANAVDALTPDDLVEHVPPLTNAAVRIRLGDRAVVERGDPDDGVTFRRIVLVAAPEERTRTVDANRSLALPRRTGTLRLDFGDAAVETVHVNGRVVLHRPGGLRGVETVSASRRETLTVAFDENATGQVAVTYVPEVTHKTTLEVTVDA, from the coding sequence ATGACCGCGAGTGACCCGACCGTCGGGACGGTCGACGTCGACCGCGACCACGACCGCAACCGTGACAGCGGTACCGACCGCGGGCAGGCAAACCTCGCGGCGTTGGTGGCGGCGCTCGTCGTACTCACCGCCACGACAGGCGTGACGCTGGCGCTCGCCGACGGCGCGCTCGCCGGGGCCGACCGCCGACCCACCGAGCGGCGGGCCGCCGTGGCGACCACCGACCGACTCACCGCGGCGGACTCGCCGCTGACCCGACGCGCGAACGTGCTGAACGCGAACGCGGTCGACGCGCTGACCCCAGACGATTTGGTCGAGCACGTGCCGCCGTTGACGAACGCTGCCGTCCGGATCCGTCTCGGCGACCGAGCCGTCGTCGAGCGAGGTGACCCCGACGACGGGGTCACGTTCCGTCGAATCGTCCTCGTCGCCGCGCCCGAAGAGCGCACGCGAACGGTGGACGCGAACCGCTCGCTCGCGCTCCCGCGGCGGACGGGGACGCTCCGCCTCGACTTCGGCGACGCCGCCGTCGAGACGGTACACGTGAACGGCCGGGTCGTCCTCCACCGCCCCGGTGGCCTCCGCGGCGTCGAGACGGTGTCCGCCTCCCGTCGCGAGACGCTCACGGTCGCGTTCGACGAGAACGCGACGGGGCAGGTAGCGGTGACGTACGTGCCCGAGGTGACGCACAAGACCACGCTGGAGGTGACCGTCGATGCGTGA